A stretch of DNA from Candidatus Polarisedimenticolaceae bacterium:
GTCGCCGAAATACCCCTTGTAGAGGACCCCGCAATCGATCGAAAGGATGTCCCCGTCCTTGAGCGCGACCCGCGAGGACGGAATCCCGTGCACCACCTCGTCGTTCACGGAAGCGCACACGGTCGCCGGGAAGTCCCGTCCGTCGCCGCGGTGGGGATACCCCTTGAACGCGGGCTCGGCGCCCGCCCGGCGGATCTCCCCTTCCGCGAAGGCGTCGATCTCGGCCGTGGTCATGCCCGGACGCACACGCTCCCGGAGCGCCTCCAGGACCGCGCGGACGATCCGGTTCGCGCGATCCATGAGATCGATCTCGGCAGGCGATTTCAGCGTCGTCCGGCTCACCGTTCCTCGATCCCCGCTTCCAGACGCGTCCGGACGGCCTCGGGCTCCCCCGTGCCGTCGATTTCCAGGAGGAGGCCCCGGTTCCCGTAGGCCTCCGCCACCGGGACCGTCTGCGCGGCGTAGACCCGCAGGCGCTCCCGGATCACCTCTTCCGTGTCGTCGGGCCGCTGCACGAGCGCGGACCCGCAAGCGTCGCAGACCCCGGCCGCTTTCGGCGGGCGGCTCTCGAGGTGAAAAACCGCCCCGCAGGAGGGGCAGGTCCTTCGTCCCGACAGCCGCCGAACGATCTCGGCTTCCGGAGCCACCAGCATCAACACCCGGTCGAGCCGGGCTCCCCGGCCGGCGAGCACCCCGTCGAGGATGCCCACCTGCTCGACCGTCCGCGGGAACCCGTCCAGGATGAACCCCGCAACGGCGTCCGGCTGCGCCAGCCGCTCCCCGAGCAGGTCGCCGATCA
This window harbors:
- a CDS encoding nucleoside monophosphate kinase, giving the protein IGDLLGERLAQPDAVAGFILDGFPRTVEQVGILDGVLAGRGARLDRVLMLVAPEAEIVRRLSGRRTCPSCGAVFHLESRPPKAAGVCDACGSALVQRPDDTEEVIRERLRVYAAQTVPVAEAYGNRGLLLEIDGTGEPEAVRTRLEAGIEER